The Haematobia irritans isolate KBUSLIRL chromosome 1, ASM5000362v1, whole genome shotgun sequence DNA segment GATGAAGGTTGAGACTGACGCGAAGTCACCACAGGTTTATCGTTCTTAACATCTGCCTCATTCATGGACTCGGTGGTGGTACAGCAATTAGGCAAAGGTTTTGGAATCTTGGATTTCCTTTGCGCCACCGGTGTGGTCTTGGGCGATAGGCTGGGTAATGTGGATTTCCATTGATTATTGACCTCCTTCTCCTCGGCAATAATTTTCTCACATGTCTCGATAAGGGCCTTGGAATGGGCCGCCCTTGCTTCTGTAATGGGTGAATGGGGTGGGGTAAAGGTACCAAATAAGGCATTATCACATTTCTTTATTTCCGTGGGAGATACGGCCTTGAAAGCAGTCTTATGTTGTTGCTTATCATCGGGCAAACTGTGGACATCTACCTTTTGACATAATTCCTCTTCCACCGCTCTGGGCGTGGCTGGAGCATCTTGCATTTTACAAATAACCTTGGGTAGTCCCTTGGTCTGTTTAAtatccgttttggagatatcctTAAATCCTGTTATGGGTATTTGTTTATCGGCGGGCAAAGCATCCACATCGATTTTCTGGCAAACTTCTTCTTCCACAGTATGTTGACGATCGAAATTGACAAAATCTGGGGTAGCTGCCATGGAGGTTAAAATACTGGAACATAAGGCCGAATCCATGTCCATGGAGTTTTCATTAGTCGCTCTAGGAGAAGAGGGCGAACTAAGGGGAGAACGAGGCGAACTGATGGGAGAATGTGGAGCTGATGAGGCCAATTTAAAGAGTGTAGAATCATTGGCAGGACAATCTACCAAATGAGGTAATTCAGCTGGTACCACAATAGATGGAACTGTATTCTTCTCCTCTTCAGATTTTGGTTTTGGTTTATTTGATGCCACCACAGGTCTCATATTACTGGGAGGTTGCATGTCCCTCATAGGAGATTTTTGATCATTGGAAACATATTTATCATATAGTGTAGAGACCACCAAAGGTTTTGTTGTTCTGAATAGCTGAGAAGCTGGAGATGTGGGAGAGATTGGAGAAATCGGTGTTTTTGCAGATTTGTTGGTTACATTGCCATGACTAACATCAATAGTTAGAGGAGGCTTTTTGCTTTGAGGAAGACTTACTCCAGGTGTTATTTTAATAGGATTTACACTGGCATCAACTTGATCCGATGATTGTTGTGTATCCTTGGCCTTTAAATCTTCTACTACTGATGATGCAATGGGTGTGTAGACCTGATCTTCTACATCATCAATCATTTTAAGAGGTTCCAATTTGGACATGAAAGGAGCATTGATTTGTGCCAAGGGATTTGTTTCACAAGTCTCGGAGAACTGGATTTCGGTTTGAAGGAAATCCTGCATTAAGGCTTTCATATCAATATCTTCAAGGGATTTTACTTCAGCACCAGGGGTAGCAATTGAATTGGTAGAAGCTTCCGATGCTTTAGTAGCATTAGTAGACGATTTTTGTATATGGCTTGGAGTTGATTTGCAGGACTTCTCCTCATCTTTTGGAGGGAGAGATTCTATTTTAGAGTCTTCCTCGCTGGTAGTTGAGACTTTTTTCATatcgtttgttttatttttggagagTTCTTGTTTATTAGTTTCCTCCTTTGTagatgacttgatttgtatgcTTTGCGTCTCTTCTTTTTCTTCCTTCCTGGGTTCATTGTGTATTTGAGCATTTGTCTCCACTATTGTGGGAGGTATTATGGCCGAGTCTCTGGAGAGTGTTGAAGTATTTGACATTACCGATAATGTTTTGTTGACCTCAATTACAGTGGATGCAGTAGATTGGGATGTCGTcgtcgatgatgatgatgatgaggaaaTCACTGATAACTTCTTTTCGTCATCATCTAACGGATTCGATGAGCCATTCTTTGTAACCTCTATAGAAGTAGATTTCTCTCCATTAGTGCGCTTAACTGTAATGGGTGATTGTGGTGGCGTGGCTTGAGGTATGCGTGAACGCATCGCCATCGGTTTGGGTGATATCAATTTACCACCACCAGCAGCAGCTGGGACATCATGTTGTTGGAAGCAACTAGAAAGGTTTTTAACTGTATTCGGTTTCGGTAACTCATCTGGATTGACAATTGTTATTGGTGGAGCACATACAACTACTTCAGttggttgttgttgctgctgctgttgttgggtTGCTGGTGAAGTTGTTGCTTTTGCCGTTGGTAATTGTGGTTGTTGATGCTTCATTGCTTCACTCTGATTCTGATTTGGTTTGGCTTTGCTACTGGCTGGGCCATGGGCTTTATCTAATACCCGAGGTTCATTACCCATTTGCCGAGATGGCATTGATTTCGCTTCGAACAATGATTTCTTGGCGGCAATTGTTTGCAACATTGCTTGTTCAGTTGACAACGGTGGTTGAATAACTGTAGATGTTGTGGTTATCTCTGTGGCTGATCCGACTGAtggttgttgctgttgctgttgacCTGGCGGTAATATGATATTACCATTCGCTGGCGAAGATGCAACTGAATTCTTAGGAGTTGCAACATTAGCGCTTGTATTACTACCACTGGGGGCTGGAGTAATCTGGGGCAAATATGTTATCTTTGTGGtgatgataggagattttggttGATAGTTCTTAGAGTTAAAAATCTCTACACGACCATTAATACTAAATTGGGAATCATGTTTACGATTGGCCAAAGGGCTATTGGGTGGTGTTTCTTCCCTAAATTTAGTAGTTGAACGTATTGTCAAGGGGGACATGGGAGGTTTTCCCGAGGGGGTAACACAACGAGGAATCATTGTTGTAGATATAGGTTGAGGAGAGGAAGGATTTGGTCTAGAAAGTATGGGACTTAGAGGAGTTTTGCTAGGAGTTGTAGCTGCCTGGGTAATTGAGGATTTTTTGGAATCTACCACATTTTCACTAGGAGTTTCCatcttttccaaattcaaatgtAAAAGCTTACCTTGGAAACCCTTATCATTTCCTAGCTTTTCTGGTATATTTTTGGTTTCATGTTCTTGCCTATCCTCATCTTCATCCAATTCTATATCATTTTGAAAAGTATCCTTAAATATTCTCAAAAGATTTTTAGCATGGACCATTTCATTTGTAGGCTTTCGCCTTAGATTAGGAGTGATCTTGGCCGATGTTAATGCCTTATCATCTGCTCCCTCACTCGTAATATTACCCTTCACCACAGAATTTTGCAACAaactattattgttattattatcacTACTACGGTTACTAGTATCAATACTCTGACTAGGAGGATTGGTTTTGGTGTTGTTGGAAGTTGGATCTAAGCAAGGGATATTTTCTGATTGTTGGTTAGTAGAACTTACACTATATTCCATATGATCATTAGTAATGCTGGTCGATGAGGCCGTAGAGGCAGGACCATTACTGGAAGCCAAAGGTGGCAGAGCCACCGAAGAGCCCAAAGTGAGTTCTTCGAATTCGGCCTCAATTTGATTCACGGCATTGGCTGCCTCAGCGAATTGTTTCTCTTCCATGGCCAAAGCTTCAATGGCGGCGTTTAATTTGAGTTCCTGTTGCTGTTTGATATGCTCGGTTTGAAGACGATCCTCTGGGACGTCTATATCATCGGCGGTATGAATACCACTGTCGTCGCGATCAACTTCGCTAAATTCGTTTTGGATGATTGTAGTGGTGATGGTTGTATTGATGGTGGTTTGCGTATTGCTAACTGGACTTGAGTCCTTTGTTGAATCTTCCTTCTTAATCGTCTGTTGCTTGGCCTTTTCCTCTTCGATTTTCATTATCTCCAGCTGGCGGGCATCGACCAAAGCTACGGGCGCCTTGCGTACTACTTCCTCTTTGGTTACAGCGTTTTGTAAACTAGATAATCGCTCTTTTAGCGGTGGC contains these protein-coding regions:
- the smash gene encoding smallish isoform X1; translation: MPTEFERSATSPSANGVTTQSAGSVASAALIASESSQSSLSQFNEDGMTTLPTSVMDGDMSTSQTSTTSNSSSCNGGRKTSITSPDPTAYVAKARVTRPTPPPPPYNPMQFVQIKPCNLYQTAQEQLKKAEEVKKIKEIRKEEPEDWQNNLDNWKSSRRKRVEHIIDRVVEVKKLELEEHDRTRRKSKTFSEMIEDRVERVGRPALKKLASLAVYNEDESNDLSDLGIGTSSASGKSSLSEDYDNNSVMSDNAAELDKAISNSNHKAPTDSTTREYISSPGYETSSSTAPASTPDPCEYTYEGAIQDYKQRVSRAAAASGQSSQVLNKLAITTQPLQNHSKESTPERACKETISAYPPRRGSKIEDRLIGFEVQSPSEECVVLGEKTKVDLPKIDISKRKEIFESQAAANDTKIQSQTTGDNRTIATASGVPRVTLRDRFKPQETSGESSDLPAAKKDVRRMSGDITSIKERLQSLEQQKQLVNGANGGANKSTANKLVDIPVPPLKERLSSLQNAVTKEEVVRKAPVALVDARQLEIMKIEEEKAKQQTIKKEDSTKDSSPVSNTQTTINTTITTTIIQNEFSEVDRDDSGIHTADDIDVPEDRLQTEHIKQQQELKLNAAIEALAMEEKQFAEAANAVNQIEAEFEELTLGSSVALPPLASSNGPASTASSTSITNDHMEYSVSSTNQQSENIPCLDPTSNNTKTNPPSQSIDTSNRSSDNNNNNSLLQNSVVKGNITSEGADDKALTSAKITPNLRRKPTNEMVHAKNLLRIFKDTFQNDIELDEDEDRQEHETKNIPEKLGNDKGFQGKLLHLNLEKMETPSENVVDSKKSSITQAATTPSKTPLSPILSRPNPSSPQPISTTMIPRCVTPSGKPPMSPLTIRSTTKFREETPPNSPLANRKHDSQFSINGRVEIFNSKNYQPKSPIITTKITYLPQITPAPSGSNTSANVATPKNSVASSPANGNIILPPGQQQQQQPSVGSATEITTTSTVIQPPLSTEQAMLQTIAAKKSLFEAKSMPSRQMGNEPRVLDKAHGPASSKAKPNQNQSEAMKHQQPQLPTAKATTSPATQQQQQQQQPTEVVVCAPPITIVNPDELPKPNTVKNLSSCFQQHDVPAAAGGGKLISPKPMAMRSRIPQATPPQSPITVKRTNGEKSTSIEVTKNGSSNPLDDDEKKLSVISSSSSSSTTTSQSTASTVIEVNKTLSVMSNTSTLSRDSAIIPPTIVETNAQIHNEPRKEEKEETQSIQIKSSTKEETNKQELSKNKTNDMKKVSTTSEEDSKIESLPPKDEEKSCKSTPSHIQKSSTNATKASEASTNSIATPGAEVKSLEDIDMKALMQDFLQTEIQFSETCETNPLAQINAPFMSKLEPLKMIDDVEDQVYTPIASSVVEDLKAKDTQQSSDQVDASVNPIKITPGVSLPQSKKPPLTIDVSHGNVTNKSAKTPISPISPTSPASQLFRTTKPLVVSTLYDKYVSNDQKSPMRDMQPPSNMRPVVASNKPKPKSEEEKNTVPSIVVPAELPHLVDCPANDSTLFKLASSAPHSPISSPRSPLSSPSSPRATNENSMDMDSALCSSILTSMAATPDFVNFDRQHTVEEEVCQKIDVDALPADKQIPITGFKDISKTDIKQTKGLPKVICKMQDAPATPRAVEEELCQKVDVHSLPDDKQQHKTAFKAVSPTEIKKCDNALFGTFTPPHSPITEARAAHSKALIETCEKIIAEEKEVNNQWKSTLPSLSPKTTPVAQRKSKIPKPLPNCCTTTESMNEADVKNDKPVVTSRQSQPSSPKDDAVIARMHVVETQIKVTTTTPPTSPKLPTSPKPQASPHLGRKTKNIFDFLKKNFGVGHHKEEEPPQAAEVESYKPLDQPSTSPIEPKAIVLTEKDLQSLNQVQYNEIHNVDNSKFYLPADDVAPPPLPKTPAPVNIEITRKIITNEILEDGKTEMELTSEIDALLDVELNKLNHEIEELDKAAVTK